Proteins encoded within one genomic window of Cellulomonas flavigena DSM 20109:
- a CDS encoding YdeI/OmpD-associated family protein, translating into MADDLPELLLPDAAAWRAWLTEHHTQTTGVWLVLHKKGGDVTSLTYVEAVEEALCFGWIDGQARRRDDASSFQRMTPRRARSPWSAVNVARVERLEAEGRMQDAGRAQVATAKTDGRWEAAYPGPATAEVPDDLAAALDAVPAARAWFDVLTSGNRFAVLHRVREAKRPETRARRIAGFVADLAEGRTPYPQKRRPDSV; encoded by the coding sequence GTGGCCGACGACCTGCCGGAGCTGCTGCTCCCCGACGCCGCCGCGTGGCGCGCGTGGCTGACCGAGCACCACACGCAGACCACGGGCGTGTGGCTCGTGCTGCACAAGAAGGGCGGCGACGTGACGAGCCTGACGTACGTCGAGGCCGTCGAGGAGGCCCTGTGCTTCGGGTGGATCGACGGGCAGGCGCGGCGGCGTGACGACGCGAGCAGCTTCCAGCGGATGACGCCACGGCGGGCGCGCAGCCCGTGGTCGGCGGTCAACGTCGCGCGCGTCGAGCGGCTGGAGGCGGAGGGCCGCATGCAGGACGCGGGACGCGCCCAGGTGGCCACGGCGAAGACGGACGGTCGGTGGGAGGCGGCGTACCCGGGCCCGGCGACCGCCGAGGTCCCCGACGACCTGGCCGCGGCGCTCGACGCCGTCCCCGCGGCACGCGCGTGGTTCGACGTGCTCACGTCGGGCAACCGGTTCGCGGTGCTCCACCGGGTGCGGGAGGCCAAGCGGCCCGAGACCCGTGCGCGCCGCATCGCGGGCTTCGTGGCCGACCTCGCCGAAGGGCGCACGCCGTACCCGCAGAAGCGTCGACCGGACTCTGTCTGA
- a CDS encoding DinB family protein translates to MDVDTPLTPERTEAPHHADEATTLLAFLDLHRRTLLRKVDGLDAAGLRRPLPPSTMTLAGLLKHLAMVEDNWFSTVWLDAPVEPWASAPWDQDRDWEWTSALDETPEQLRAQWDASVARSRRTVAAALAAGGLDQVSARRHHGTGAPVSLRWVLVHMVEEYARHNGHADLLREAVDGATGE, encoded by the coding sequence GTGGACGTCGACACCCCCCTGACCCCCGAGCGCACCGAGGCCCCGCACCACGCGGACGAGGCCACGACGCTGCTCGCGTTCCTCGACCTGCACCGCCGCACGCTGCTGCGCAAGGTCGACGGGCTCGACGCCGCGGGTCTGCGCCGCCCGCTGCCCCCGTCGACGATGACGCTCGCCGGGCTGCTCAAGCACCTGGCGATGGTGGAGGACAACTGGTTCTCCACCGTGTGGCTCGACGCGCCCGTCGAGCCGTGGGCGTCGGCACCGTGGGACCAGGACCGCGACTGGGAGTGGACGAGCGCGCTCGACGAGACGCCGGAGCAGCTGCGCGCGCAGTGGGACGCGTCGGTGGCGCGCTCGCGGCGCACGGTCGCGGCGGCGCTGGCCGCCGGGGGCCTGGACCAGGTGTCCGCGCGGCGGCACCACGGGACGGGCGCGCCGGTGTCCCTGCGCTGGGTCCTGGTCCACATGGTCGAGGAGTACGCGCGGCACAACGGCCACGCGGACCTGCTGCGCGAGGCCGTCGACGGCGCCACCGGGGAGTGA
- a CDS encoding MFS transporter, translated as MSTSLLERALPERLGRPFRWLLGSAWSSNLGDGLVLAAGPLLVASRTDEAFLVALAALLGWLPPLLFGLVAGVVTDRVDRRRLVMAMDAVRVVVLAVLAACVAVEAAPIWLVLVALFLLGTAETFADNVGGTLIPMIVRRDDLAVANSRAMAGYVGMNQLAGPPLGGALFLLGQWTPFAGAAVLMAAGVVLISRITLPPHGREQHERGSVRADIAEGVRWTWHHPAVRTLVLTILIFNVTFGAAWSVLVLYAQQRLGLGEVGFGMVATTQAVGGIIGVAAFGWLTARLTLSNLLRIGLVVETLTHLGLALATSPWVAMPVFFVFGAHAFVWGTTSVTIRQRAVPSELQGRVNSVNLIGTFGGLVVGAGIGGWLAQHWGVTAPFWFAFVGSAVFVVLIWHELRHVAHTDAQPAPDAADVGRDDVPVPDPSAADARP; from the coding sequence GTGTCGACGTCCCTGCTCGAGCGGGCCCTGCCGGAGCGCCTCGGGCGGCCCTTCCGGTGGCTGCTCGGCTCGGCCTGGTCGTCGAACCTCGGCGACGGGCTCGTGCTCGCCGCCGGGCCGCTGCTCGTCGCGTCGCGCACGGACGAGGCGTTCCTCGTCGCGCTCGCCGCGCTGCTGGGGTGGCTGCCGCCGCTGCTGTTCGGGCTGGTGGCGGGCGTCGTCACCGACCGCGTCGACCGGCGGCGGCTCGTCATGGCGATGGACGCCGTCCGGGTCGTCGTGCTCGCCGTGCTCGCGGCGTGCGTGGCCGTGGAGGCCGCGCCGATCTGGCTCGTCCTCGTCGCGCTGTTCCTGCTGGGGACCGCCGAGACGTTCGCCGACAACGTCGGCGGCACGCTCATCCCGATGATCGTGCGGCGTGACGACCTCGCGGTCGCCAACTCCCGCGCGATGGCCGGGTACGTCGGCATGAACCAGCTCGCCGGACCGCCGCTGGGCGGTGCGCTGTTCCTGCTGGGCCAGTGGACGCCGTTCGCGGGTGCCGCCGTCCTCATGGCCGCCGGGGTCGTGCTGATCTCGCGCATCACGCTGCCGCCGCACGGCCGCGAGCAGCACGAGCGCGGCAGCGTCCGCGCCGATATCGCGGAGGGCGTGCGCTGGACGTGGCACCACCCGGCCGTGCGCACCCTGGTACTGACCATCCTCATCTTCAACGTGACGTTCGGCGCCGCGTGGTCCGTGCTGGTGCTGTACGCGCAGCAGCGGCTGGGCCTCGGCGAGGTCGGGTTCGGCATGGTGGCCACGACGCAGGCCGTCGGCGGGATCATCGGCGTCGCCGCCTTCGGGTGGCTGACGGCGCGTCTCACGCTGAGCAACCTGCTGCGCATCGGCCTGGTGGTGGAGACGCTCACGCACCTGGGCCTCGCGCTCGCGACGAGCCCGTGGGTCGCCATGCCCGTCTTCTTCGTGTTCGGCGCCCACGCGTTCGTGTGGGGGACGACGTCCGTGACGATCCGGCAGCGCGCCGTGCCGTCGGAGCTGCAGGGCCGCGTCAACAGCGTCAACCTCATCGGCACCTTCGGCGGGCTGGTCGTCGGTGCCGGGATCGGCGGGTGGCTCGCGCAGCACTGGGGCGTGACGGCGCCGTTCTGGTTCGCGTTCGTCGGGTCGGCCGTGTTCGTCGTGCTCATCTGGCACGAGCTGCGGCACGTCGCGCACACCGACGCGCAGCCGGCACCGGACGCGGCGGACGTCGGGCGTGACGACGTGCCCGTGCCCGACCCGTCCGCGGCGGACGCCCGCCCCTGA
- a CDS encoding GNAT family N-acetyltransferase: protein MTTLDTARYRFTADRADVDRDTVHHWLADLSYWARGRTRAAQDAAVDASLCFGVHERDTGRQVAFARVVTDGATFAWLCDVFVDDSARGHGVGTALVAGVVEHLDALGLPRTVLATADAHGLYEKFGFERTAPGRYMARLTDATAGPPTSATGD, encoded by the coding sequence GTGACCACCCTCGACACCGCCCGCTACCGCTTCACCGCCGACCGCGCCGACGTCGACCGGGACACCGTGCACCACTGGCTCGCGGACCTGTCGTACTGGGCACGCGGGCGCACGCGCGCCGCGCAGGACGCCGCGGTCGACGCGTCCCTGTGCTTCGGCGTGCACGAGCGGGACACCGGGCGGCAGGTCGCGTTCGCGCGCGTCGTCACCGACGGGGCGACGTTCGCGTGGCTGTGCGACGTGTTCGTCGACGACTCGGCGCGCGGGCACGGCGTCGGCACGGCACTCGTCGCGGGGGTCGTCGAGCACCTCGACGCCCTCGGGCTGCCGCGCACCGTCCTGGCGACGGCCGACGCGCACGGGCTGTACGAGAAGTTCGGCTTCGAGCGCACGGCGCCGGGGCGGTACATGGCGCGCCTGACCGACGCGACCGCAGGGCCGCCGACCAGCGCGACGGGCGACTGA